One Phragmites australis chromosome 23, lpPhrAust1.1, whole genome shotgun sequence DNA window includes the following coding sequences:
- the LOC133906772 gene encoding uncharacterized protein LOC133906772 translates to MAMAARLQLLISPAAPPPPLSTRAWSRRPVPVMHHPISSSYPSQSSPSITPAASSSSSSSGSGQGQSITGSSKTSLKLTYLEINGWVWELQQQGQAPLRILVDPIVVGNLDFGAPWLFDGAKKNPKVKALGVDDLLAPEMEPDLLLITQSLDDHCHVRTLTQLSARAPDLPVVTTPNAQPVLASLPTPFRRVTYLEPGQSTAVSDHIGILATAGPVLGPPWQRPENGYILTAAGATGGDGDRRSRGLLYYEPHCVYDRSFLDKNRLRADVVITPVVKQLLPANFTLVSGQEDAVDLARLLQARYVVPMSNGDVDTKGLLATVLSTQGTTQSFKAMLSEALPEAQVLDPTPGVLLQLELDMDVQIHQAQLI, encoded by the coding sequence ATGGCCATGGCCGCCCGCCTCCAGCTGCTCATCAGCCcagcggcgcctcctcctcctctgtccACCCGGGCTTGGAGCAGGCGTCCAGTTCCAGTAATGCATcaccccatctcctcctcctatCCTTCCCAATCGTCCCCATCAATCACACCAGCAGCCAGCAGCAGCTCTTCATCCTCCGGCTCCGGGCAAGGGCAATCCATCACCGGCAGCAGCAAGACGTCGCTGAAGCTGACGTACCTGGAGATCAACGGCTGGGTGTGGGAGCTGCAGCAGCAAGGCCAAGCCCCTCTACGCATCCTGGTGGATCCCATCGTCGTCGGCAACCTCGACTTCGGCGCGCCCTGGCTCTTCGACGGCGCCAAGAAGAACCCCAAAGTGAAGGCCCTCGGGGTGGACGACCTCTTGGCGCCGGAGATGGAGCCGGACCTGCTGCTCATCACGCAGAGCCTGGACGACCACTGCCACGTCCGGACGCTCACGCAGCTCTCCGCCAGGGCGCCCGACCTGCCCGTGGTCACCACCCCAAACGCGCAGCCCGTCCTGGCCTCCCTGCCCACGCCCTTCCGCCGCGTCACCTACCTCGAGCCCGGCCAGTCCACCGCCGTCAGCGACCACATAGGGATACTGGCCACTGCAGGCCCCGTGCTGGGGCCGCCGTGGCAGCGCCCCGAGAACGGCTACATCCTCACCGCAGCCGGAGCCACTGGTGGCGATGGTGACAGGAGGAGCAGGGGCCTCCTCTACTACGAGCCGCACTGCGTGTACGACAGGTCGTTCCTTGACAAGAACCGGCTGCGGGCGGACGTGGTGATCACGCCCGTGGTGAAGCAGCTCCTTCCCGCCAACTTCACCCTCGTCTCCGGCCAGGAGGACGCCGTCGACCTCGCCAGGCTGCTGCAAGCCAGGTACGTGGTTCCCATGAGCAACGGCGACGTGGACACCAAGGGACTCCTTGCCACCGTCCTCTCCACCCAGGGGACGACGCAGTCCTTCAAAGCCATGCTGTCCGAGGCACTTCCTGAGGCTCAAGTCCTGGATCCAACGCCCGGCGTACTGCTCCAACTGGAACTGGACATGGACGTACAGATTCATCAAGCTCAATTAATTTAA
- the LOC133905880 gene encoding sucrose transport protein SUT2, with the protein MPRAAPPRKVPLRKLLRAASVACGVQFGWALQLSLLTPYVQELGIPHAFASLVWLCGPLSGLLVQPLVGHLSDRIAPAASPLGRRRPFIAAGAASIAAAVLTVGFSADLGRLFGDNITPGSTRLGAICVYLVGFWLLDVGNNATQGPCRAFLADLTENDPRRTRIANAYFSLFMALGNILGYATGAYSGWYRIFPFTVTPSCSISCANLKSAFLLDIIVLVFTTYITVASVQEPQSFGGDEAEHPSNEQETFLWELFGSFRYFTLPVWMVLIVTALTWIGWFPFILFDTDWMGREIYRGSPDNPGETQRYHDGVRMGSFGLMLNSVLLGFTSVVLEKLCRKWGAGLVWGVSNILMALCFVAMLVITYVAKNMDYPPSGVPPTGIVIASLVVFTILGAPLAITYSIPYAMAASRVENLGLGQGLAMGILNLAIVIPQVIVSLGSGPWDQLFGGGNAPAFAVAAGASFIGGLVAILGLPRARIASSRRRGGAGAHR; encoded by the exons ATGCCGCGGGCGGCCCCGCCGCGCAAGGTGCCCCTCCGCAAGCTGCTGCGTGCGGCGTCGGTAGCGTGCGGGGTGCAGTTCGGATGGGCGCTGCAGCTGTCGCTGCTGACGCCCTACGTGCAGGAGCTGGGCATCCCGCACGCCTTCGCCAGCCTCGTCTGGCTGTGCGGGCCCCTCTCCGGCCTCCTCGTCCAGCCCCTCGTCGGCCATCTCTCCGACCGCATCgcccccgccgcctccccgctcgGCCGCCGCAGGCCCTTCATCGCCGCAGGCGCAGCCTCCATCGCCGCTGCCGTCCTCACTGTCGGCTTCTCCGCCGACCTCGGCCGCCTCTTCGGCGACAACATCACCCCGGGCTCAACCCGCCTCGGCGCCATCTGCGTCTACCTCGTCGGATTCTGGCTGCTCGACGTCGGCAACAACGCAACGCAGGGGCCCTGCAGGGCGTTCCTCGCGGACCTCACCG AGAATGACCCAAGGAGGACTCGTATTGCTAATGCATACTTCTCACTCTTCATGGCCCTGGGAAACATACTCGGATATGCCACTGGAGCATACAGTGGCTGGTATAGGATATTTCCTTTCACTGTTACTCCATCCTGCAGCATCAGTTGTGCCAACCTCAAGTCTGCCTTtcttcttgatatcattgttTTGGTGTTCACTACGTACATTACTGTAGCATCAGTGCAAGAACCTCAATCTTTTGGAGGTGATGAAGCGGAACATCCAAGTAACGAACAAGAAACTTTCCTCTGGGAACTTTTTGGGTCATTCAGATACTTTACACTGCCAGTTTGGATGGTTTTGATTGTCACTGCCCTTACTTGGATTGGGTGGTTTCCTTTTATCCTCTTTGATACCGATTGGATGGGCCGAGAGATCTACCGAGGAAGCCCGGACAACCCAGGAGAAACTCAGAGGTACCATGATGGTGTGAGAATGGGTTCTTTTGGTCTAATGCTTAACTCCGTCCTTCTTGGATTCACCTCTGTTGTACTAGAAAAGTTATGTAGGAAGTGGGGTGCTGGACTAGTATGGGGTGTCTCCAATATCCTAATGGCTTTGTGCTTCGTGGCAATGCTTGTAATAACATATGTTGCGAAGAACATGGACTATCCACCCAGTGGTGTACCTCCAACTGGCATTGTCATTGCTTCCCTTGTGGTTTTTACAATTCTAGGAGCACCCTTGGCA ATCACATACAGTATACCATATGCAATGGCTGCTAGTCGTGTCGAAAATCTGGGTCTTGGCCAAG GTCTAGCAATGGGCATTCTCAATTTAGCTATTGTCATACCACAG GTTATTGTGTCACTTGGTAGTGGGCCATGGGATCAACTCTTCGGTGGCGGAAATGCACCGGCTTTTGCAGTGGCAGCTGGTGCATCTTTCATAGGCGGGTTGGTGGCTATTCTGGGGCTTCCGCGAGCGCGCATTgcatcatcaaggaggagaggCGGGGCAGGGGCACACCGATAA